From one Amia ocellicauda isolate fAmiCal2 chromosome 17, fAmiCal2.hap1, whole genome shotgun sequence genomic stretch:
- the LOC136712876 gene encoding dual specificity protein phosphatase 18, whose translation MDDDRRLSAATRLAGLAQITDNLYLSNASSANSIALVSSAAITCIINVTRAVVNTPIPDVEYVRVPVADSPSSRLGDYFDGVADRIRQVEAGGGRALVHCNAGVSRSAALCLAYLMKHRSMTLLEAHRLLRARRPIVRPNSGFWKQLIDYENKLYACSTVRMILSPLGDIPDVYEKETKNMIAF comes from the coding sequence ATGGATGACGATCGCAGACTCTCGGCGGCGACAAGACTCGCAGGTTTAGCGCAGATCACCGACAATCTGTACCTCAGCAATGCCTCCTCGGCCAACAGTATCGCTCTGGTGTCCAGCGCTGCGATCACCTGCATCATTAATGTCACCCGAGCCGTAGTGAACACCCCCATCCCTGATGTCGAGTATGTCAGGGTGCCCGTCGCCGACTCCCCTAGCTCCCGGCTGGGCGATTATTTTGACGGTGTCGCGGACAGGATCCGCCAGGTCGAAGCGGGTGGCGGTCGGGCTTTGGTGCACTGCAATGCGGGTGTCAGCCGATCGGCGGCGCTGTGCCTGGCCTACCTGATGAAACACCGCAGTATGACTCTGCTGGAGGCGCACCGCCTGCTCCGGGCTCGGCGGCCCATCGTGAGACCCAACAGCGGcttctggaaacagctgatCGACTACGAGAACAAGCTGTATGCCTGCAGTACCGTGAGGATGATACTATCCCCTCTCGGAGACATCCCTGATGTCTACGagaaagaaaccaaaaataTGATCGCATTCTGA